Proteins encoded by one window of Hyperolius riggenbachi isolate aHypRig1 unplaced genomic scaffold, aHypRig1.pri scaffold_409, whole genome shotgun sequence:
- the LOC137543913 gene encoding protein NYNRIN-like — protein sequence MIDDYYEEVGRVKDTPLDHADLTVFIDGSRYYSEGQPVTGYSVVTKDDVLFQGKLPSSCSAQVAELMALMQACIIGKGQRLNVYLDSRYGYGICHDFGQLWRMRGFLTTNGKPIKHAELIKRVLESLWGPTEVAVIKCEAHTKGTDEISLGNNKADMAAKDAALHGTMITEIYVVSPPQGEGEYMDLTVLKNLQTQTEKQMRQKWEEQGCSEIDGLWSHADGRYCAPPTLYHYLVEVSHGPSHLAKDAIISLITKYWVAPGVSTVAERFCQTCETCQKHNPGKLVKTPTKHLPRPLYPFQRLQIDYIQLPKCQQFQYVLVCVDIFSGWVEAWPVAQATASATAKKLLQEIVCRYGIFETLESDRGTHFTGQVMTEVLEGLQVEQRFHTPYHPQASDPESDTGSHSLKPGDWVVVKRFQRKGLENRFDGPYQVLLTTSTSVKLEGKIPWIHASHCKKIRKSD from the exons ATGATAGATGACTACTATGAGGAGGTAGGACGAGTGAAAGATACTCCCCTTGACCATGCAGACCTCACAGTTTTTATTGACGGGTCCCGATACTATTCAGAAGGGCAACCTGTTACAGGATACTCTGTGGTTACCAAAGATGATGTCCTTTTTCAAGGTAAGTTACCAAGCAGCTGTTcagctcaagtagcagaactaaTGGCATTGATGCAGGCTTGCATCATTGGCAAAGGCCAAAGGTTAAATGTGTACTTGGACTCCAGGTATGGATACGGGATCTGTCATGATTTCGGTCAATTGTGGAGGATGAGAGGTTTCTTGACAACAAATGGTAAGCCTATCAAACACGCTGAATTAATCAAAAGGGTCTTGGAGTCTCTGTGGGGCCCAACGGAAGTGGCAGTAATAAAATGTGAGGCACACACAAAAGGTACAGATGAGATTTCATTAGGGAATAACAAAGCTGACATGGCGGCTAAGGATGCTGCCTTACATGGCACCATGATTACAGAGATCTATGTGGTCAGCCCCCCACAAGGGGAAGGCGAGTACATGGATTTAACTGTTCTTAAAAACTTACAAACCCAGACTGAAAAACAGATGAGACAAAAATGGGAGGAACAAGGATGTAGTGAAATAGATGGCCTGTGGAGCCATGCAGATGGCAGGTACTGTGCCCCTCCCACTTTGTATCACTACCTAGTGGAGGTGTCACATGGCCCATCACACTTGGCGAAGGATGCAATAATCAGCCTCATCACAAAATACTGGGTAGCCCCAGGAGTCTCCACAGTGGCAGAGAGATTCTGTCAAACATGTGAAACATGTCAAAAACACAATCCTGGTAAGCTTGTCAAGACACCCACTAAACACTTGCCTAGGCCTCTGTATCCATTCCAGAGGCTGCAAATTGACTATATCCAGTTGCCTAAGTGTCAGCAGTTCCAGTATGTACTGGTATGTGTTGACATCTTCTCTGGCTGGGTGGAAGCATGGCCTGTTGCACAGGCCACAGCTTCTGCCACAGCGAAAAAACTGTTACAAGAAATTGTGTGCAGATATGGAATATTTGAGACTCTGGAATCTGATAGGGGTACACATTTTACAGGACAAGTAATGACCGAAGTGCTGGAAGGGCTACAGGTGGAACAAAGATTTCACACTCCATACCATCCACAAGCATCAG ATCCTGAGTCCGATAcaggatcccattcactgaaacctGGAGACTGGGTGGTAGTAAAAAGATTCCAAAGGAAAGGGTTGGAAAACAGGTTTGATGGACCTTACCAAGTCCTATTAACCACCTCTACTTCAGTAAAATTGGAAGGAAAAATTCCCTGGATCCATGCTTCTCATTGCAAGAAGATACGCAAAAGTGATTAA